The following proteins come from a genomic window of Athalia rosae chromosome 1, iyAthRosa1.1, whole genome shotgun sequence:
- the LOC105687084 gene encoding uncharacterized protein LOC105687084 isoform X3: MPQAFATGKLKRTTSTPQILEAVAQSPVTPNLSPKMTNGVISARSTPTPVRFATNPTQKGLMQRFLATRGKIYKPKPVISDFLTPPTTPTHNDFNPLSIKSIEIKIEPDDEPKKPPIRKGYIPVEQKIQKELNEMKEREKELRVMRSQMLAKSQPNLLDIINDNDSDIYDGASSLRSGTSSNTLNEDEPEKENRGKHKANPRRRSALIAQWENMIASKKEVTENGNEVDSSF; encoded by the exons ATGCCACAGGCTTTCGCAACAGGGAAGTTGAAGAGAACTACATCTACTCCACAAATATTGGAAGCGGTAGCTCAATCTCCCGTGACACCGAATTTATCTCCGAAAATGACCAACGGTGTTATATCAGCTAGATCGACGCCAACTCCTGTTCGCTTTGCAACTAATCCGACTCAGAAAGGTTTGATGCAGAGATTTCTGGCAACAAGagggaaaatttataaaccaAAACCAGTGATAAGTGATTTTTTGACACCGCCCACAACGCCAACCCACAATGACTTTAATCCACTAAGCATCAAGAGtatcgaaattaaaattgaaccCGATGACGAACCCAAAAAACCACCAATTAGAAAAGGCTACATACCagttgagcaaaaaatacaaaaggaattaaatgaaatgaaagaacgTGAAAAGGAACTCAG GGTAATGAGATCGCAAATGTTGGCAAAATCACAGCCAAACCTTCTCGACATCATCAATGATAATGACTCGGATATTTATGACGGAGCAAGTTCGCTGCGTAGTGGAACGTCTTCTAATACTTTAAACGAAGATGAACCAGAGAAGGAAAATAGGGGAAAGCATAAG GCTAATCCGAGGCGTAGGAGTGCGCTGATAGCACAGTGGGAAAATATGATCGCATCAAAAAAAGAGGTGACCGAAAACGGTAATGAAGTTGATAGCAGTTTCTGA
- the LOC105686996 gene encoding protein kish-A has product MSALFNFQSLLTVVLLMICTCAYIRSIVPSILDRNKSGFLGTFWKCARIGERKSPYIAFFCLFMAFSILFCT; this is encoded by the exons atg TCTGCCCTTTTTAATTTCCAGAGTCTCCTCACTGTTGTTCTACTGATGATTTGTACGTGCGCTTACATAAGATCCATAGTACCCAGTATATTGGATAGAAACAAATCTGG ATTTCTGGGAACATTCTGGAAATGTGCAAGAATTGGTGAACGAAAAAGCCCTTACATTGCATTCTTTTGCCTCTTCATGGCATTCAGTATATTATTCTGTACGTGA